A single Thunnus thynnus chromosome 6, fThuThy2.1, whole genome shotgun sequence DNA region contains:
- the adnpb gene encoding activity-dependent neuroprotector homeobox b yields the protein MFQLPVNNLGSLRKARKNVKKVLGDIGLEFCRDHLEDYKDYTPPEVYIKHTTWDDVCMWEPSHTKVQDYRSKPFCCSGCLFSSKYFSAYKSHFRNVHSEDFENNILLNCPYCTYNGNKKTLETHIKLFHMPNSTVRQGPGGMVAGAGGIMMKDGVLKRTGDSVEQAVYYCKKCTYRDPLYNVVRKHIYREHFQQVAQPYIVKPGEKTNTQNGGTAGATGNTESNNTNNINSNQIHCKKCLFVPRTYEALVQHVIEDHERIGYQVTAMIGHTSVIVPRPKPIIMIPPKTQGDKTIIGMGPKGAVMATTRSPASQQLGRVVMASKTGFSSQSLLSGLKHDAIGLKAGSTQPFSLGSQQVRVTLPGNAQVSVPQQSHAAKQLISGGSLRSPIVASASSSLKSNPLGSRVQAAATTVASVTAKKSGSSVLGTSYTQKWKICTICNELFPENVYSSHFEKEHKAEKVPAVANYIMKIHNFTSKCLYCNRYLPSDTLLNHMLIHGLSCPYCRATFNDVEKMVAHMRLSHPDESVGPRTDSPLTFDLTLQQGNPKNVQLIVTTYNMRDAPEESVAFHAQNNNTSVSSALSASLLSGKRLMPQHPPKTPSGAADSAPTKSAPQASVPYKRDVGKTLCPLCFSILKGPISDSLSHHLRERHQVIQTVHPVEKKLTYKCIHCLGVYTSNMTASTITLHLVHCRGVGKSQNGQDSRAAHSSRVSQAQSSALKRASFDSSDTSAPKRRRPGPPGERAHPRDSNGPSTFVENPDEPVVLALDPKGHENESYESRKAFLTQYFNRAPYPTRREVEKLAASLWLWKSDISSHFVNRRRKCVQECETQNASVLLGFSMHEVSKVSHELAFVQDSVCEGRHSKRRTSRTCMGVSEQARRRHRESVAANGGVVPPPKGKPTRTVEGSKATLSIPKPNSASRDQTKTINSTLPQKMPLDLSEPIAIDSDSDEEEQQKDIKEQEGEVHLHGNAQLTGAKERMEPRTGAKIVSDLDDMSDDDDDEDDDDEDDEDEDEEAHVENGFGPTERSGRQAAKGRDALPIIIPKFVPSSARGGRDGAQLGKQQV from the exons ATGTTCCAGCTCCCTGTCAATAACCTGGGCAGTCTGCGGAAAGCTAGGAAAAATGTCAAGAAGGTCCTGGGAGACATCGGCTTGGAGTTCTGTAGAGATCACCTAGAG GACTATAAAGACTATACTCCACCAGAGGTGTATATAAAGCACACTACCTGGGACGATGTGTGCATGTGGGAACCATCACATACCAAAGTCCag GACTACAGATCCAAACCTTTCTGCTGCTCCGGCTGCCTCTTCTCATCCAAGTACTTCTCTGCATACAAGAGCCACTTCCGCAATGTCCACAGCGAGGACTTTGAGAACAACATCCTGCTCAACTGCCCCTACTGCACTTACAATGGTAACAAAAAGACGCTGGAGACGCACATCAAACTTTTCCATATGCCTAACAGCACTGTACGGCAGGGCCCGGGTGGAATGGTGGCGGGAGCTGGTGGGATCATGATGAAGGACGGGGTGCTGAAGAGGACTGGGGACAGTGTGGAACAGGCAGTGTACTACTGCAAGAAGTGCACCTACAGGGACCCTTTGTACAATGTAGTGCGAAAGCACATCTACCGGGAACATTTCCAGCAAGTGGCCCAGCCCTATATTGTGAAACCAGGAGAGAAGACAAACACTCAGAATGGTGGCACTGCAGGAGCCACAGGGAATACAGAGAGtaataatacaaacaatatTAACAGTAACCAGATTCACTGCAAGAAGTGTCTTTTTGTTCCAAGGACCTATGAGGCACTTGTTCAACACGTCATTGAGGACCACGAGAGGATCGGCTATCAGGTGACCGCCATGATTGGACATACCAGTGTGATAGTCCCCCGTCCCAAACCCATCATCATGATCCCCCCGAAAACCCAAGGAGACAAGACCATCATTGGGATGGGCCCGAAAGGTGCAGTCATGGCTACTACCAGGTCTCCTGCCTCACAGCAGCTGGGGCGAGTTGTCATGGCATCAAAGACGGGCTTCAGCTCTCAAAGTCTTCTATCTGGGTTAAAGCATGATGCAATAGGGTTAAAGGCTGGGAGCACCCAGCCGTTTTCTCTCGGCAGCCAACAGGTTAGGGTCACTTTACCAGGGAACGCCCAGGTGTCTGTGCCCCAGCAGTCACACGCAGCAAAGCAGCTTATTTCTGGTGGCAGCTTGCGGAGTCCAATCGTGGCAAGTGCTTCTTCCTCACTCAAATCCAACCCCCTTGGTTCTAGGGTCCAGGCGGCGGCCACTACTGTAGCCTCCGTCACAGCTAAGAAAAGTGGCTCCTCAGTCCTCGGCACATCCTACACCCAGAAATGGAAAATCTGCACTATCTGCAATGAGCTCTTCCCAGAGAACGTGTACAGTTCTCATTTTGAGAAAGAACACAAAGCAGAGAAGGTGCCCGCTGTGGCCAACTACATCATGAAGATCCACAACTTCACCAGTAAGTGTCTCTACTGCAACCGCTATCTCCCCAGTGACACATTGTTAAATCACATGCTGATCCATGGTCTGTCTTGCCCGTACTGCCGTGCCACCTTCAACGATGTGGAGAAGATGGTGGCCCACATGCGTTTGTCGCACCCAGATGAGAGCGTCGGCCCGCGCACAGACTCtcccttgacctttgacctcactCTGCAGCAGGGCAACCCCAAGAACGTTCAATTGATTGTCACTACCTACAACATGAGAGATGCCCCGGAGGAGTCGGTGGCATTTCACgcccaaaacaacaacacctCTGTGTCATCAGCCCTGTCTGCCTCCCTATTATCAGGCAAGAGGTTAATGCCTCAGCACCCGCCCAAAACACCTTCAGGGGCTGCTGACAGTGCCCCAACCAAGAGTGCCCCACAGGCATCTGTGCCCTACAAGAGGGATGTGGGTAAGACACTGTGTCCTCTCTGCTTCTCTATCCTCAAGGGCCCAATCTCAGACTCACTGTCCCACCACCTGAGAGAGAGGCACCAGGTGATTCAAACGGTCCACCCTGTAGAAAAGAAACTGACATACAAGTGTATTCACTGCTTGGGAGTTTATACCAGTAACATGACTGCCTCCACCATCACTCTACACTTGGTTCACTGCCGAGGTGTAGGGAAATCCCAGAACGGGCAGGACAGCAGGGCAGCCCATTCCTCTCGGGTCAGCCAGGCCCAGAGCAGTGCTCTCAAACGGGCCAGCTTTGATAGCTCTGACACTAGCGCACCAAAACGAAGGAGGCCGGGACCTCCAGGGGAAAGAGCTCATCCACGGGATAGCAACGGTCCATCTACATTTGTAGAAAACCCAGATGAACCTGTAGTTCTGGCTCTTGACCCCAAAGGACATGAAAACGAGTCATATGAATCAAGGAAGGCATTTCTAACACAGTATTTCAACCGAGCGCCGTATCCCACACGACGAGAGGTGGAGAAGCTAGCAGCCAGTCTGTGGCTGTGGAAGTCAGACATCTCCAGCCACTTTGTCAACAGAAGGAGGAAATGCGTACAGGAATGCGAAACCCAGAATGCCAGCGTGCTGCTTGGGTTCAGTATGCACGAGGTCAGCAAAGTGAGTCATGAGCTGGCGTTCGtccaggacagtgtgtgtgagggcagACATAGCAAAAGGCGAACGTCTAGGACATGTATGGGGGTGTCTGAGCAGGCTCGCAGGAGACACAGGGAGTCTGTAGCTGCTAACGGTGGTGTGGTGCCACCACCAAAGGGAAAACCAACCAGGACTGTGGAAGGTTCTAAAGCAACCTTGTCTATCCCCAAACCCAACAGTGCCAGTAGAGACCAAACCAAGACAATCAACAGCACCTTACCACAGAAAATGCCTCTAGACCTCTCTGAGCCCATTGCCATTGACTCTGACAGTGATGAGGAAGAGCAGCAGAAGGATATAAAGGAACAAGAGGGAGAGGTACATCTCCATGGTAACGCACAGCTTACTGGAGCTAAGGAGAGAATGGAGCCGAGGACGGGGGCCAAGATTGTTTCAGATCTGGATGATATGTCagacgacgacgacgatgaGGACGACGACGACGAGGACGACGAGGACGAGGACGAAGAGGCACACGTAGAGAACGGCTTCGGGCCCACAGAGCGCTCAGGAAGACAGGCTGCTAAAGGAAGAGACGCGCTACCTATCATTATTCCCAAGTTTGTACCTTCATCTGCAAGAGGCGGGAGAGACGGAGCGCAGCTGGGCAAACAGCAGGTCTGa